Proteins encoded within one genomic window of Prosthecobacter fusiformis:
- a CDS encoding alkaline phosphatase D family protein, producing the protein MKTCLRITAAFFLFTFVWAHPVPDIPVRTYFTPEGKCTLTVEVDPRCFAADPNAAASLMQPILASLSPARVAELKSQAQALVKKYVEFHFEPSGPIQPDFTFEFTGHDRAPLDSEDDIVVLTGTWETQVPAGSTGWRIRATKDTPLAVVFRNYLSGVEHPKFSVLFPGEISFPFDLNAPAQPLQHIVFGSCLDLTVHPMLDRTLTLPMDLFLFMGDNIYADTQDMAKMREKYIALGQSTFFQGLRSRAPVLATWDDHDFGVNDGGADYPMKKESQKEFLDWLNEPGGSTLRQQEGVYQARTFGPAGKRTQVILLDTRYFRNPLKRVPKAQGSNGGTAIPTDDLSTTLLGDAQWAWLKKTLQEPAELRLIISSIQFAAEASGSESWANFPHEQKRLVKLIADTQAKGVLILSGDRHWCEMSALTQEVPYPLYDFTASSMTQIHKRGTPTPNANRVLPKTFHQPNVGTLDIDWAAADPTLTLRILDEQGAAQIEKVLPLSELKP; encoded by the coding sequence ATGAAAACCTGCCTGCGCATCACTGCCGCCTTTTTCCTATTTACCTTTGTGTGGGCTCATCCCGTCCCGGACATCCCGGTGCGCACCTATTTCACCCCGGAGGGTAAATGTACCCTGACTGTTGAGGTGGATCCGCGCTGCTTCGCCGCAGATCCCAATGCTGCGGCTTCTCTCATGCAGCCTATCCTGGCGTCTTTGAGTCCGGCCCGGGTGGCGGAATTGAAGTCCCAGGCTCAGGCGCTGGTAAAAAAATACGTCGAGTTCCATTTCGAGCCGTCCGGCCCCATTCAGCCTGATTTCACCTTCGAATTCACCGGCCATGACCGCGCCCCTCTGGATAGCGAGGATGACATCGTCGTCCTCACCGGCACCTGGGAAACGCAGGTACCCGCAGGCAGCACCGGGTGGCGTATCCGCGCGACCAAGGATACTCCGCTGGCCGTCGTCTTTCGCAATTACCTCTCCGGGGTGGAGCACCCCAAATTTTCCGTTCTGTTCCCAGGTGAGATCAGTTTCCCCTTTGATCTCAATGCTCCGGCCCAGCCTCTCCAGCACATCGTTTTTGGCTCCTGCCTGGACCTCACTGTCCATCCCATGCTGGACCGCACCCTCACCCTGCCCATGGATCTCTTCCTTTTCATGGGGGACAACATCTATGCGGATACCCAGGACATGGCCAAGATGAGGGAGAAATACATCGCCCTCGGCCAGAGCACCTTTTTCCAGGGCCTGCGCAGCCGTGCACCCGTTCTTGCCACCTGGGATGACCACGATTTTGGCGTCAATGACGGCGGGGCGGACTACCCGATGAAAAAGGAATCTCAGAAGGAGTTTCTAGACTGGTTGAATGAACCCGGTGGATCAACCCTCCGCCAGCAGGAAGGCGTGTATCAAGCCCGCACCTTTGGCCCCGCAGGAAAACGCACCCAGGTCATCCTGCTGGACACCCGTTACTTCCGCAACCCGCTGAAACGCGTCCCGAAGGCACAAGGCAGCAATGGTGGTACCGCTATCCCAACGGACGACCTCAGCACCACCCTTTTGGGGGACGCTCAGTGGGCCTGGCTGAAAAAGACACTCCAGGAGCCTGCCGAGCTCCGCCTCATCATCTCCAGCATCCAATTTGCCGCTGAGGCCAGCGGGAGTGAAAGCTGGGCCAATTTTCCTCATGAGCAAAAACGCCTCGTGAAGCTCATCGCCGATACCCAGGCCAAAGGCGTCCTCATCCTCAGTGGTGACCGCCACTGGTGTGAAATGTCCGCTCTCACCCAGGAGGTCCCCTACCCTCTTTATGACTTCACGGCCAGTTCCATGACTCAGATCCACAAGCGCGGCACCCCCACCCCGAATGCGAACCGAGTCCTGCCAAAAACCTTCCACCAGCCTAATGTCGGCACCCTTGATATTGACTGGGCAGCAGCCGATCCCACCCTCACCCTCCGCATCCTTGATGAGCAGGGTGCTGCACAGATCGAAAAAGTGCTGCCTCTCAGCGAGTTGAAACCGTAG
- a CDS encoding NAD(P)-dependent oxidoreductase — MSKTIAFVGVGRMGANMARRLKDCGYSITAVYDSHRPIATALADELGCSAPEKLADVAAAADIIFTVVTNDESMRSIFFGPGDNLLKEPTGKTFINCATVSPGIHREVYEAAKNAGAHSLEASMASSISHAREGKLYLMMAGDESVYNDVLPVLEQMSVNRRFIGGPGRAAEVKALVNMVMNINTAGLAEGLGLAAALGHDLDMVREVFSQTGANSRVLETDSADMVAREHDCWFSAEHAAKDSGIAGSMAEGVGLNLPLNLATIAQYKKMVSLGLGGLDKSGIAELTFKGRHA; from the coding sequence ATGAGCAAAACCATCGCCTTTGTCGGAGTCGGACGCATGGGAGCCAACATGGCCCGCCGTCTCAAAGATTGCGGATACAGCATCACCGCCGTCTATGACAGCCACCGCCCCATCGCCACCGCTCTCGCCGATGAACTTGGCTGTTCAGCACCGGAAAAACTGGCGGATGTAGCTGCCGCTGCAGACATCATTTTCACCGTCGTCACCAACGATGAATCCATGCGCAGCATCTTCTTCGGGCCTGGAGACAACCTGCTGAAGGAGCCGACTGGAAAAACCTTCATCAATTGCGCCACCGTCTCCCCAGGAATCCATCGGGAGGTCTATGAGGCCGCGAAAAACGCTGGTGCGCACAGTCTGGAAGCCAGCATGGCCTCCAGCATCAGCCACGCCCGCGAAGGAAAGCTTTATCTCATGATGGCGGGTGATGAATCCGTATATAACGACGTGCTGCCCGTCCTGGAGCAGATGAGCGTGAACCGCCGCTTCATCGGCGGCCCTGGTCGAGCGGCGGAAGTGAAGGCTCTCGTCAACATGGTCATGAACATCAATACCGCAGGCCTTGCCGAAGGTCTCGGCCTCGCTGCCGCGCTGGGGCATGACCTGGACATGGTCCGAGAGGTCTTCAGCCAGACCGGTGCCAACAGCCGCGTCCTGGAAACAGACAGCGCCGATATGGTGGCCCGCGAGCATGATTGCTGGTTCTCCGCTGAGCATGCTGCCAAGGACAGTGGCATCGCCGGAAGCATGGCGGAGGGTGTCGGCCTCAACTTGCCGCTGAATCTGGCCACCATCGCTCAGTATAAAAAAATGGTCAGTCTGGGCCTGGGTGGCCTGGATAAATCCGGCATTGCTGAACTGACCTTCAAAGGCAGGCACGCCTAA
- a CDS encoding VOC family protein translates to MRPEKVKFMLLAVNMRRAVRFYTSTLGFQEVFVSEFWSELACGDAILALHGGHDGSVNPTGLSLQYEDVFEVAALIDKAGGKILDSPVQREGEPILLGRFRDPEGNEGFITQYVG, encoded by the coding sequence ATGCGCCCTGAGAAAGTCAAATTCATGCTGCTGGCGGTGAACATGCGCCGTGCAGTCCGGTTCTATACGAGCACCCTGGGATTCCAGGAGGTATTCGTGAGTGAATTCTGGTCGGAACTGGCGTGTGGCGATGCCATCCTGGCACTGCATGGAGGGCATGACGGATCCGTCAATCCAACCGGGCTGAGCCTGCAGTATGAGGACGTCTTTGAGGTGGCCGCGCTGATCGACAAAGCCGGAGGCAAGATTTTGGACAGCCCGGTGCAGCGGGAAGGGGAGCCAATCCTGCTTGGCCGCTTCCGTGATCCTGAGGGAAATGAGGGATTCATCACCCAATATGTCGGGTGA
- a CDS encoding (deoxy)nucleoside triphosphate pyrophosphohydrolase — MSSSLPPVDVVCAVIRRGDLILLAKRPPGKRLAGMWEFPGGKVDPGETPDQALHREIMEELGCELTILQAGPAALHEYEWGSIRLFPFLCELKSESSEPCPHEHSELIWVFQKKLSRPDMAPADEPVIRWVATLA; from the coding sequence ATGTCATCTTCCCTCCCGCCTGTGGATGTTGTCTGCGCCGTGATCCGTCGTGGTGATCTCATCCTGCTGGCCAAGCGCCCACCGGGCAAACGACTTGCGGGAATGTGGGAGTTTCCTGGTGGCAAAGTGGATCCAGGAGAAACGCCGGACCAAGCGCTGCATCGGGAAATCATGGAGGAGCTGGGCTGTGAACTCACGATTTTACAGGCCGGACCTGCCGCGCTGCACGAATACGAATGGGGCTCTATACGACTTTTCCCTTTTTTATGTGAACTCAAAAGCGAGAGTTCAGAACCCTGTCCTCACGAACACAGCGAGCTGATTTGGGTTTTTCAAAAAAAACTTTCCCGCCCCGACATGGCACCGGCGGACGAGCCGGTCATCAGATGGGTGGCGACCTTGGCCTGA
- the rfaD gene encoding ADP-glyceromanno-heptose 6-epimerase — MSLTPESRILVTGGAGFIGSALIWELNRRGCENIIVSDRLCTDEKWKNLVPLHFHDYVDGGDLEKHIRTAPESLGHFDVILHLGACSATTEKDADYLMRNNYELTKILCQWALANGTRFVYASSAATYGDGALGMDDQLADLHSLRPLNMYGYSKHLFDLHAKRTGMLSKIVGMKYFNVYGPNEDHKADMRSVVHKAYGQILDKGKVQLFKSHRPDYKDGEQMRDFLYVKDAIQMTLHLAENTQANGLFNLGSGQAHTWVQLAQAIFAALGKEPNIEFVDMPEHLQSKYQYYTCADITKLRTFGYTQELFTLNEAVRDYVQGYLTGDKRLGDEK; from the coding sequence ATGTCTCTCACTCCAGAAAGCCGCATTCTTGTCACCGGTGGCGCCGGATTCATCGGCAGCGCCCTTATATGGGAACTCAACCGTCGCGGTTGTGAAAACATCATCGTTTCTGACCGTCTCTGCACCGACGAGAAATGGAAGAATCTCGTCCCGCTTCATTTCCATGATTACGTGGATGGTGGCGACCTGGAAAAACACATCCGCACTGCGCCCGAAAGCCTGGGCCATTTTGATGTCATCCTCCACCTCGGAGCCTGCTCAGCCACTACTGAAAAGGATGCGGACTACCTGATGCGGAACAATTACGAGCTCACCAAGATCCTTTGCCAGTGGGCTCTGGCTAACGGCACCCGCTTTGTTTATGCCTCCTCAGCCGCCACTTATGGCGATGGTGCCCTGGGCATGGATGACCAGCTCGCCGACCTGCACTCTCTACGGCCGCTGAACATGTACGGCTATTCAAAGCATCTGTTTGACCTGCATGCCAAGCGCACGGGCATGCTGAGCAAGATCGTTGGCATGAAATACTTTAATGTCTATGGCCCCAACGAGGACCACAAGGCAGACATGCGCAGCGTCGTCCACAAGGCCTATGGCCAGATCCTGGACAAAGGTAAAGTGCAGCTCTTCAAATCCCATCGTCCCGACTACAAGGACGGTGAACAGATGCGCGATTTCCTCTACGTCAAAGATGCCATCCAGATGACCCTTCACCTGGCGGAGAATACTCAGGCCAATGGTCTCTTTAACCTTGGCTCCGGCCAAGCCCATACCTGGGTCCAGCTCGCTCAGGCCATCTTCGCCGCCCTGGGCAAGGAGCCGAACATTGAATTCGTGGATATGCCTGAACATCTCCAATCGAAATACCAGTACTATACCTGTGCGGACATCACCAAGCTTCGCACTTTCGGGTATACCCAAGAACTGTTTACCCTGAATGAGGCCGTGCGCGATTATGTGCAGGGCTATCTCACGGGCGATAAACGCCTGGGTGACGAAAAATAG
- a CDS encoding MATE family efflux transporter, whose translation MHSSLSTPSVSSTPITWPSFGQECRITLKLAVPLVSGQLSQMLMGVADTVMIGTVGVLALGASTFANTLLAVPYVLGIGLLSSVSVRVSQAHGAKAPEEARQTVRHGTWLALGLGLLVVLGTVALIPMLPHFQQPAEVVELAPVYLLTCAISLIPALMMMVWKNHADALNKPWPPFCIMVGSVLLNVLLNWLWIEGHAGFPAMGLEGAGYATLTARIIGALALFIWLNRSPTVREWSPVRWLVRTQMQGFSSLLKIGLPASFHLLAEVTAFVMASLMIGSLGVIPLAAHQVAITCIATAFMVPLGVAMATTVRVGEIVGANQRARLHRVLVGSWLFATLFMSVSMGVFFIWGQPLAAQFVNDAGVIEAAAALLVVGSLFQLFDGLQVVSAAALRGVDDVKVPAWIAVLAYWTISLPLGWLLGLQMGWGATGIWAALAVGLAIAAVMLMWRAWRLLGVYNGKI comes from the coding sequence ATGCACTCTTCCCTTTCCACCCCTTCTGTTTCTTCGACCCCAATTACTTGGCCCAGCTTTGGCCAGGAATGCCGGATCACTCTCAAACTGGCAGTGCCATTGGTCTCAGGACAACTGAGCCAGATGCTCATGGGCGTGGCTGATACGGTCATGATCGGCACTGTGGGTGTGCTGGCTCTCGGCGCATCCACTTTTGCGAATACTTTGTTAGCCGTTCCATACGTGCTGGGTATCGGGCTGCTGAGTTCGGTTTCCGTGCGTGTCTCGCAAGCCCATGGAGCCAAGGCTCCAGAAGAGGCGCGGCAAACGGTGCGGCATGGCACGTGGCTGGCGCTGGGGCTGGGACTGCTGGTGGTCTTGGGCACGGTGGCTCTGATCCCGATGCTACCTCATTTTCAACAGCCTGCAGAAGTGGTGGAGCTAGCGCCGGTCTATCTGCTGACCTGCGCTATTTCACTGATCCCGGCACTGATGATGATGGTGTGGAAGAACCATGCCGATGCACTGAACAAGCCCTGGCCCCCGTTCTGCATCATGGTTGGCAGCGTGCTATTGAATGTGCTGCTGAACTGGCTGTGGATCGAGGGACATGCAGGCTTCCCGGCCATGGGGCTGGAGGGTGCAGGGTATGCGACGCTGACGGCGAGGATCATCGGCGCGCTTGCCCTTTTTATCTGGTTGAACCGGAGTCCGACTGTCCGGGAATGGAGTCCGGTGCGCTGGCTGGTGCGGACGCAGATGCAGGGGTTTTCTTCTTTGCTGAAAATCGGCCTGCCTGCGAGTTTTCATCTCTTAGCCGAGGTCACGGCCTTTGTGATGGCCTCCCTGATGATCGGTTCACTGGGAGTTATTCCTCTAGCAGCGCATCAGGTAGCCATCACCTGCATCGCCACTGCCTTTATGGTGCCGCTGGGAGTGGCCATGGCGACCACCGTGCGCGTGGGCGAAATCGTGGGAGCGAATCAGCGGGCGCGGTTGCACCGAGTACTGGTGGGGAGCTGGCTTTTTGCCACGCTGTTTATGTCAGTATCCATGGGCGTGTTCTTTATCTGGGGTCAGCCCCTGGCAGCGCAATTTGTGAATGATGCCGGGGTCATCGAGGCGGCAGCAGCACTGCTGGTGGTGGGTAGCCTTTTCCAACTTTTTGATGGCCTCCAGGTAGTCTCTGCAGCCGCCCTTCGGGGAGTGGATGATGTGAAAGTGCCCGCATGGATCGCCGTGCTGGCCTACTGGACCATTTCTCTACCTTTAGGCTGGCTGCTAGGCCTCCAGATGGGCTGGGGCGCGACCGGCATCTGGGCAGCCCTGGCCGTGGGCTTGGCGATTGCGGCGGTAATGCTGATGTGGCGGGCTTGGCGGTTGCTTGGGGTATACAATGGGAAAATTTAA
- a CDS encoding ABC transporter permease, with amino-acid sequence MSEAPRSEVPTRSEGVPPSYEARTASLPLPPQSPGQRAWRRLTRNRVTIFAMLFMVALVAICVFGPFLSPYGQNDQDLNLQATGPSAAHWLGTDPLGRDLATRILVGGRISLLVGILATGVASVIGVGYGLIAGLSGRRVDALMMRLVDILYAFPFITFVIILVVIFGREFWLIFIAIGAVEWLTMARVVRGQVLALKNLEFVLAARASGAGFWHILFRHMLPNVMGPVIIYSSLTVPGVMLLEAMLSFLGLGIQPPDASWGVLIREGADSMETYPWLLIGPGLFFSATLLALNLIGDGLRDALDPKSENL; translated from the coding sequence ATGAGTGAAGCCCCAAGAAGCGAGGTCCCAACAAGGAGTGAGGGCGTCCCGCCCTCATATGAGGCCAGGACGGCCTCACTCCCACTGCCCCCCCAATCCCCCGGACAGCGTGCCTGGCGTCGCCTCACCCGCAACCGCGTCACAATCTTCGCCATGCTTTTCATGGTGGCTCTAGTCGCCATCTGCGTTTTTGGACCGTTCCTGTCCCCTTATGGTCAAAACGATCAAGACCTTAATCTCCAAGCGACTGGCCCTTCTGCCGCCCACTGGTTAGGCACGGATCCCTTAGGTCGCGACCTCGCCACGCGCATCCTTGTGGGCGGACGCATCTCCCTCCTTGTCGGCATTCTGGCCACGGGTGTTGCCTCCGTCATCGGTGTCGGTTACGGCCTCATCGCCGGCCTTTCTGGTCGCCGGGTGGATGCTCTCATGATGCGGCTGGTGGACATCCTCTACGCTTTTCCCTTCATCACCTTTGTCATCATCCTGGTGGTCATTTTCGGGCGTGAATTCTGGCTCATTTTTATTGCCATCGGTGCGGTGGAATGGCTCACCATGGCGCGAGTGGTAAGAGGACAGGTGCTCGCTTTAAAAAACCTGGAATTCGTCCTCGCTGCCCGTGCCAGCGGAGCTGGTTTTTGGCACATCCTGTTCAGGCACATGCTGCCGAATGTCATGGGTCCGGTCATCATTTACTCTAGCCTCACCGTCCCAGGTGTCATGCTGCTGGAAGCCATGCTCAGCTTTCTTGGCCTCGGCATCCAGCCCCCCGATGCGAGTTGGGGCGTCCTCATCCGTGAAGGGGCCGACAGCATGGAAACCTACCCCTGGCTGCTCATCGGCCCCGGCCTCTTCTTCAGCGCCACCCTCCTCGCGCTCAACCTCATCGGCGATGGTTTAAGAGATGCGCTGGATCCGAAATCGGAAAACTTGTAA
- a CDS encoding ABC transporter permease — protein sequence MLSFLISRLMQGLVVIFGVLCITFALLKMAPGSPMQSERNIPEHIREQQVIALGLDKPVYVQLWRHLVSFATFNFPASSKNPGRGVDEIIVQAFPVSAMVALAALVIAIGFGIPMGALAAVRANTFDDRVCMVIATLGICTPSMVLGPLIALVLGLKLRWFNASGWYDWDDWVLPSLTLGIIYSAYIARLTRGGLRETLVQDFIRTARAKGASEMAIVFRHSFKLACLPVLNYLGPTAAGLMTGSIIIETVFQLPGLGQHFVGAAVNRDFVLAMATAAFYAVLIIGFNLLVDFLQALLNPRIGFKS from the coding sequence ATGCTCAGCTTCCTCATCAGCCGCCTTATGCAGGGTCTCGTCGTTATTTTCGGCGTGCTCTGCATCACCTTTGCGTTGCTGAAAATGGCCCCCGGTTCACCGATGCAGAGTGAAAGGAACATCCCCGAGCACATTCGTGAGCAACAGGTCATCGCGCTCGGGCTGGACAAGCCTGTGTATGTGCAGCTTTGGCGGCATCTGGTCAGCTTTGCCACGTTCAATTTCCCCGCCTCCTCGAAGAATCCTGGCCGGGGTGTGGATGAGATTATCGTGCAGGCTTTTCCGGTCTCCGCCATGGTTGCACTGGCGGCGCTGGTCATTGCCATTGGTTTTGGCATTCCCATGGGCGCACTGGCCGCTGTGCGTGCCAATACCTTCGATGACCGCGTCTGCATGGTCATCGCTACACTGGGCATCTGTACGCCCAGCATGGTCCTGGGGCCGTTGATTGCGCTGGTTCTCGGCTTGAAACTGCGCTGGTTCAATGCCTCCGGCTGGTATGACTGGGATGACTGGGTTTTACCATCCTTGACGTTAGGTATCATTTACAGCGCCTACATTGCCCGGCTTACCCGTGGTGGCTTGCGGGAAACCCTGGTGCAGGATTTCATCCGCACTGCCCGTGCCAAAGGTGCCTCGGAGATGGCCATCGTTTTTCGTCATTCCTTCAAGCTCGCTTGCTTGCCAGTGCTGAACTATCTTGGCCCTACCGCTGCGGGGTTGATGACCGGTTCAATCATTATCGAAACAGTCTTTCAACTACCCGGCCTGGGCCAGCATTTCGTGGGGGCGGCTGTGAACCGAGATTTCGTGCTCGCCATGGCCACAGCCGCCTTTTACGCCGTTCTCATCATCGGCTTCAATCTCCTGGTGGATTTCCTTCAGGCACTCCTCAACCCTCGCATCGGCTTCAAATCATGA
- a CDS encoding thioredoxin domain-containing protein has translation MSDPAPKHTNALIREKSPYLLQHAHNPVNWLPWGDEAIAKAKAEDKPIFLSSGYSTCHWCHVMERESFENEEIAAYINENFIAVKVDREERPDVDLTYMTYVQAASGGGGWPMSVFLTPDLKPFFGGTYFPPENAQGRIGFKNLLIELHKAWTEDREKVLASSDRSISKLQEYLDGENTGGEVEVDAIVQKAYDDLASNYDYHEAGFSSAPKFPRSSSINLLLRIHHAWQKDEARKSEADWAAEMSVKTLRAMANGGIWDHVGGGMHRYAVDGYWHIPHYEKMLYDQGQLLWAYADGHLITQSPFLADVARDIVTYVQRDMRHEKGGFFSAEDADSYAQEGDDHKKEGAFYVWKASEIDEILGKEEGSIFRYSFGARRDGNARPESDAHGELTGLNTLFRAYSIKKTAEFFKKTPEEILAIQARGLKLLFEARAKRPRPHLDDKVITAWNGLMISGLSRAGAALGETGFLKLAGEAAQFLHDELCATPGRDLHRSWRAGERGPKGFATDYACLIHGLLDLYQASFEVKWLQWAASLQEEMDSLFLDKENGGYYSVHTDMAHSVLRIKEDYDGAEPSPNSLAALNLVRLAAMLDSKPYADQAAKIITLFGKTLQESPSAVPVLVMAADFLEHGKQQIVLAGDKTSPGFQALAAVIHRRLLPHAVLLHADGGAGQAWLGGKNEAVSSMAPVGGQAAAYVCQNYACQAPVTTKEALEKLLA, from the coding sequence ATGAGCGACCCAGCCCCCAAACACACCAACGCCCTCATCCGCGAAAAGTCGCCCTATTTGCTCCAGCATGCCCACAATCCCGTCAACTGGCTGCCCTGGGGGGATGAGGCCATCGCCAAGGCCAAGGCAGAGGACAAACCCATCTTCCTGTCCAGCGGCTATTCCACCTGCCACTGGTGTCATGTCATGGAGCGGGAATCTTTCGAAAACGAGGAAATCGCTGCCTACATCAATGAAAACTTCATCGCTGTGAAGGTGGATCGCGAAGAGCGCCCGGATGTGGACCTCACTTACATGACCTATGTGCAGGCCGCCAGCGGTGGCGGTGGCTGGCCCATGTCCGTCTTCCTCACCCCCGATTTAAAGCCTTTCTTCGGTGGCACCTATTTTCCCCCGGAAAATGCCCAGGGACGCATTGGTTTTAAAAATTTACTGATCGAGCTCCACAAAGCCTGGACGGAAGACCGCGAAAAAGTCCTCGCCAGCTCGGACCGCTCCATTTCCAAACTTCAGGAATACCTGGATGGTGAAAATACCGGTGGTGAGGTGGAAGTGGATGCCATTGTCCAAAAGGCCTACGACGACCTCGCCAGTAATTACGATTATCATGAGGCCGGATTCAGCAGTGCGCCGAAATTTCCCCGCTCCAGCTCTATCAACCTGCTTCTGCGTATTCACCACGCTTGGCAAAAGGATGAGGCGCGTAAAAGCGAGGCCGACTGGGCTGCAGAGATGTCTGTGAAAACCCTTCGCGCCATGGCCAATGGCGGCATCTGGGATCACGTTGGCGGCGGTATGCACCGCTATGCCGTGGATGGCTACTGGCACATCCCGCATTATGAAAAGATGCTTTATGACCAGGGCCAGCTTCTCTGGGCCTATGCAGATGGCCACCTTATCACCCAATCACCCTTTCTAGCAGATGTGGCTCGGGACATCGTCACCTATGTCCAGCGGGATATGCGTCACGAAAAAGGTGGCTTCTTTTCCGCCGAGGATGCCGACAGCTACGCCCAGGAAGGCGACGACCATAAAAAAGAAGGTGCCTTTTATGTGTGGAAAGCTAGCGAGATAGACGAGATCCTCGGCAAGGAGGAAGGCAGCATTTTCCGCTATTCCTTTGGTGCACGCCGCGATGGAAATGCCCGGCCCGAGAGCGATGCGCATGGCGAACTCACGGGCCTCAATACCCTTTTCCGAGCTTATTCCATCAAGAAGACTGCAGAGTTTTTCAAGAAGACCCCAGAGGAGATTTTGGCCATCCAGGCCCGTGGGTTGAAGCTGCTTTTCGAAGCCCGCGCCAAGCGCCCCCGTCCGCATCTGGATGACAAGGTCATCACTGCCTGGAACGGCCTCATGATCTCCGGCCTGTCACGCGCCGGGGCTGCCTTGGGTGAAACCGGCTTTCTCAAACTCGCCGGGGAGGCCGCTCAGTTTCTCCATGATGAACTCTGCGCCACTCCAGGTAGAGACCTACACCGGAGCTGGCGTGCAGGGGAGCGTGGGCCCAAGGGTTTCGCGACCGATTATGCCTGCCTCATCCATGGGCTGCTGGATCTTTATCAGGCCTCCTTTGAGGTGAAGTGGCTGCAATGGGCCGCCTCACTCCAGGAGGAAATGGACAGCCTATTCCTCGACAAGGAAAACGGGGGTTATTACAGCGTCCATACCGACATGGCCCACTCCGTCCTCCGAATCAAAGAGGACTACGATGGTGCCGAGCCCTCGCCGAATTCCCTCGCGGCGCTCAATCTGGTGCGCCTCGCTGCTATGCTGGACAGCAAGCCTTATGCGGATCAGGCCGCAAAGATCATCACCCTGTTTGGCAAGACCCTTCAGGAAAGCCCCTCAGCTGTGCCCGTGCTTGTCATGGCCGCCGATTTCCTGGAGCATGGAAAGCAGCAGATCGTCCTAGCGGGCGACAAAACCTCTCCGGGTTTTCAAGCGCTCGCCGCCGTTATCCATCGCCGCCTCCTGCCCCATGCCGTTCTTCTCCATGCCGACGGCGGAGCGGGCCAAGCCTGGCTGGGTGGAAAAAATGAAGCTGTTTCCTCCATGGCACCGGTAGGGGGACAGGCCGCCGCCTACGTCTGCCAGAACTATGCCTGCCAGGCTCCGGTCACCACAAAGGAAGCCTTGGAGAAGCTTCTGGCTTGA
- a CDS encoding plastocyanin/azurin family copper-binding protein — MSAHPHPTSEESGSIWKILNVIIAIVVGGFTLFWAITFLIGAKAETSGWNKVEAVTETAPAAEAAAPAATETPAAAPAATPGTAPAPAAPATAEATAPALTPAPEAAQIALKVDVANPLAYDIKEFSVKSGQAVKLTFNNVHPAVPQPHNVVIGVSGSKDKLLALAMQMATSPDGMAKGYIPESPDILFHTKLLQPGQSETIEFTAPAAGDYPYMCTFPGHGIIMNGIMRVE, encoded by the coding sequence ATGTCTGCGCACCCCCATCCCACTTCCGAAGAATCCGGCTCCATCTGGAAAATCCTCAACGTGATCATTGCCATTGTCGTCGGCGGTTTCACGCTGTTCTGGGCCATTACCTTCCTCATCGGCGCCAAGGCTGAGACTTCCGGCTGGAATAAGGTGGAAGCAGTGACAGAGACCGCGCCTGCGGCAGAAGCTGCTGCACCCGCTGCCACTGAAACACCAGCCGCCGCTCCTGCAGCGACGCCCGGCACAGCGCCAGCCCCGGCTGCACCCGCCACTGCTGAAGCGACCGCCCCAGCCCTGACTCCCGCCCCTGAAGCCGCTCAGATTGCCCTCAAGGTGGATGTCGCCAACCCACTGGCCTACGACATCAAGGAATTTTCTGTGAAGTCCGGACAGGCCGTCAAGCTGACCTTCAACAATGTCCATCCCGCCGTCCCGCAGCCGCACAATGTGGTCATCGGCGTGAGTGGCTCCAAGGACAAGCTGCTGGCTCTGGCTATGCAGATGGCCACATCCCCCGATGGCATGGCCAAGGGCTACATCCCAGAATCCCCTGACATTCTTTTCCACACGAAGCTGCTTCAGCCTGGCCAGAGTGAGACTATCGAATTCACCGCACCTGCCGCTGGCGACTACCCATATATGTGCACCTTTCCAGGTCACGGCATCATCATGAATGGCATCATGCGGGTGGAGTAA